A window of the Archocentrus centrarchus isolate MPI-CPG fArcCen1 chromosome 17, fArcCen1, whole genome shotgun sequence genome harbors these coding sequences:
- the LOC115795889 gene encoding heterogeneous nuclear ribonucleoproteins C1/C2 isoform X1 codes for MDRSPTSSSLMSSSNVTNKTDPRSLNSRVFIGNLNTLLVTKADVEAIFSKYGKIVGCSVHKGYAFVQYANERNARSAVAGEDGRMIVGQVLDINLAGEPKPHRSKSTKRSAGDMYSSSSSFDLDYDFQRDYYDRMYSYPSRVPAPPPPLSRAVIPSKRPRVSLSGGSSRRTKSSFSSSSKSSQRTSSSRTMKVDELQTIKRELTQIKSKVDDLLESLERMERDHSKKSEAKSIKPEPGEVTSPPHPSNKKDDSLKRERENQDINDSEEDEEDEEEEGDLLEEEEVKSQEREEEEEEEEEGEHVEADDDGDSVNGDEDS; via the exons TCGTTcgcccacctcctccagcctgaTGAGCAGCAGCAACGTCACTAACAAGACTGACCCGCGCTCTCTCAATTCGCGGGTCTTCATTGGCAACCTCAATACCCTCTTGGTCACCAAGGCGGATGTCGAGGCCATCTTCTCTAAATATGGCAAGATCGTAGGCTGCTCTGTGCACAAGGGCTATGCCTTCGTTCAGTACGCCAATGAGAGGAACGCCCGATCTGCTGTTGCCGGGGAGGATGGCAGGATGATTGTTGGACAAGTGCTTG acatCAACCTGGCTGGAGAACCCAAACCGCACAGATCAAAAAGCACCAAACGTTCTGCTGGAGACATGTACAG TAGTAGCTCCTCCTTTGACCTCGACTATGATTTTCAGAGAGATTATTACGACAG AATGTACTCGTACCCATCCCGTGTCCCCGCTCCCCCTCCCCCACTGTCGCGAGCTGTGATTCCATCTAAACGCCCGCGGGTCAGCCTGAGCGGAGGAAGCAGCCGGCGGACCAAGAGCAGCTTTTCCTCTTCATCCAAGAGCAGTCAAAGGACCTCCTCTTCCAGAACAA TGAAAGTGGATGAGCTGCAGACCATTAAGAGGGAGTTGACGCAGATCAAAAGCAAAGTGGATGACCTCCTGGAGAGCCTGGAGCGCATGGAGAGGGACCACAGCAAGAAGTCAG AAGCTAAGAGCATAAAACCAGAGCCAGGAGAGGTGACTTCACCTCCCCACCCAAGTAACAAGAAGGACGACAGCTTGAAGAGGGAAAGGGAGAACCAGGACATAAATGActctgaggaggatgaggaggacgaggaagaggagggagacctgctggaggaggaggag GTGAAGAGtcaagagagggaggaggaggaggaagaggaggaggaaggcgaGCACGTGGAAGCAGACGACGATGGTGACAGCGTGAATGGGGACGAGGACTCGTAG
- the LOC115795889 gene encoding heterogeneous nuclear ribonucleoproteins C1/C2 isoform X2 yields the protein MDRSPTSSSLMSSSNVTNKTDPRSLNSRVFIGNLNTLLVTKADVEAIFSKYGKIVGCSVHKGYAFVQYANERNARSAVAGEDGRMIVGQVLDINLAGEPKPHRSKSTKRSAGDMYSSSSSFDLDYDFQRDYYDRMYSYPSRVPAPPPPLSRAVIPSKRPRVSLSGGSSRRTKSSFSSSSKSSQRTSSSRTMKVDELQTIKRELTQIKSKVDDLLESLERMERDHSKKSAKSIKPEPGEVTSPPHPSNKKDDSLKRERENQDINDSEEDEEDEEEEGDLLEEEEVKSQEREEEEEEEEEGEHVEADDDGDSVNGDEDS from the exons TCGTTcgcccacctcctccagcctgaTGAGCAGCAGCAACGTCACTAACAAGACTGACCCGCGCTCTCTCAATTCGCGGGTCTTCATTGGCAACCTCAATACCCTCTTGGTCACCAAGGCGGATGTCGAGGCCATCTTCTCTAAATATGGCAAGATCGTAGGCTGCTCTGTGCACAAGGGCTATGCCTTCGTTCAGTACGCCAATGAGAGGAACGCCCGATCTGCTGTTGCCGGGGAGGATGGCAGGATGATTGTTGGACAAGTGCTTG acatCAACCTGGCTGGAGAACCCAAACCGCACAGATCAAAAAGCACCAAACGTTCTGCTGGAGACATGTACAG TAGTAGCTCCTCCTTTGACCTCGACTATGATTTTCAGAGAGATTATTACGACAG AATGTACTCGTACCCATCCCGTGTCCCCGCTCCCCCTCCCCCACTGTCGCGAGCTGTGATTCCATCTAAACGCCCGCGGGTCAGCCTGAGCGGAGGAAGCAGCCGGCGGACCAAGAGCAGCTTTTCCTCTTCATCCAAGAGCAGTCAAAGGACCTCCTCTTCCAGAACAA TGAAAGTGGATGAGCTGCAGACCATTAAGAGGGAGTTGACGCAGATCAAAAGCAAAGTGGATGACCTCCTGGAGAGCCTGGAGCGCATGGAGAGGGACCACAGCAAGAAGTCAG CTAAGAGCATAAAACCAGAGCCAGGAGAGGTGACTTCACCTCCCCACCCAAGTAACAAGAAGGACGACAGCTTGAAGAGGGAAAGGGAGAACCAGGACATAAATGActctgaggaggatgaggaggacgaggaagaggagggagacctgctggaggaggaggag GTGAAGAGtcaagagagggaggaggaggaggaagaggaggaggaaggcgaGCACGTGGAAGCAGACGACGATGGTGACAGCGTGAATGGGGACGAGGACTCGTAG